A genomic stretch from Candidatus Methanomassiliicoccus intestinalis Issoire-Mx1 includes:
- the rtcA gene encoding RNA 3'-terminal phosphate cyclase produces the protein MLTIDGSMGEGGGQIVRTSMAFSALLDEEITITNIRANRSKKGLRPQHVAAVSAIASICGGELEGAFTGSEELRYSPGDSELQDYTIDVGTAGSIPLVLQACMLAVLKKPHMHLKVYGGTNVYYSPSIDYCEYVIFPFLERMGYNITLNDFARGFHPQGGGMVDISLSPGPLKSIDLSCRGELLNEGGICYIQNLPYKIGERLKTMSGADVIQSSNGISDGAGLFLYTEYENTVFGVDALGRKGLSSEKVASMGIDAMKQEINSEGTIDMHAADQLFPYMVLAEGTSRFKVRKISNHLYTLMDLIPKFVDVQCNISDDSGCFLVEVKPQK, from the coding sequence ATGTTAACTATTGATGGATCGATGGGAGAAGGAGGAGGACAAATTGTCCGTACCTCGATGGCCTTTTCTGCTCTGCTGGATGAGGAAATTACAATCACAAATATCCGTGCCAACCGCAGCAAGAAAGGACTGAGGCCGCAGCATGTCGCCGCAGTTTCAGCCATAGCTTCCATCTGCGGGGGAGAATTAGAGGGAGCATTCACCGGATCAGAAGAATTGAGATATTCTCCAGGTGATTCAGAACTTCAGGATTATACTATAGATGTAGGGACGGCAGGCAGCATACCGCTTGTACTTCAGGCATGTATGCTGGCCGTGTTGAAAAAACCGCACATGCATCTCAAGGTTTACGGCGGTACGAATGTGTACTACTCTCCCTCCATAGATTACTGTGAATACGTTATTTTTCCATTTCTGGAGAGAATGGGCTATAATATTACATTGAATGATTTTGCAAGAGGCTTTCATCCTCAGGGGGGAGGAATGGTCGACATCTCCCTATCTCCAGGACCGCTCAAATCCATTGATCTGAGCTGCCGCGGAGAGCTTCTTAATGAAGGCGGCATCTGTTACATTCAGAATCTGCCGTATAAGATCGGAGAACGGCTGAAAACCATGTCCGGCGCTGATGTGATTCAGAGCAGCAATGGTATTTCTGACGGAGCAGGACTGTTTTTGTACACTGAGTATGAAAATACAGTCTTTGGAGTAGATGCCCTGGGAAGAAAAGGACTGTCATCAGAAAAAGTAGCGTCCATGGGCATTGATGCCATGAAGCAGGAAATCAACTCCGAGGGCACGATTGATATGCATGCGGCAGACCAGCTGTTTCCCTACATGGTTCTTGCAGAAGGAACTTCCCGCTTTAAGGTTAGAAAAATCTCAAATCATCTCTACACCCTGATGGATCTGATTCCGAAATTTGTAGATGTGCAATGTAACATATCAGATGACAGCGGATGCTTTTTAGTTGAAGTCAAACCTCAGAAATAA
- a CDS encoding potassium channel family protein: MNEDIYIPTFTPDEFYALIHGRLEKDSEDSFILSAIRYGDLLKHEIAEIADDAVIIFFEYTYGSKNVCFRRQFKRGVDFNSNILDLTHRYVSISEFNKILLLKEHETLEMHADFAYFECPVILRHCTISCSDFEYAIFKRAFEAQECTFLERADFTNSVFLKGAEFTGSKFLENGNFRRSIFSWNTYFTNSEFSKNADFTSSRFLGDSNFTGSRILGNAKFIQSKFEGNTEFTDTRFSGSTNYHWSKFLKNADFTNSEFLGECSFTGTEFSGYASFFYSRFSEDVKFEAPMFSGDVSFFRSEFLKNCDFISSRFLGEVKFTQSIFSALADFTNSEYGGRTNFRYCKFKGDARFTESNFRGDCEFIRSEFANLADFSSSKIINANIELPEPTDSKQNGNNLCFKNCTFEQISRIKGYGTIDITAAKIIGKLYLDWDYLNAKQNKKDMFFRKEKCGCRLENRSSGVFQILKENYRQLGQYDWEDEAYVEYKREKVREKHIERCKEHPRYARFTQKVRRNDERTYRPLPSLLDLVGEYGTNPKLVVCWMLIVPLIFAGVYYIMMQYGSVIELGNDGPTNPVHNVANALYLSSITFLTIGFSDMYPIEAVPRLFVIVEGFLGLFLMAYLTISFTRKTLR, translated from the coding sequence ATGAATGAAGATATTTACATTCCTACATTTACACCTGATGAATTTTATGCATTGATACACGGACGACTGGAAAAAGATTCAGAAGATTCATTCATACTCTCAGCAATAAGATATGGAGACTTATTGAAACATGAGATTGCTGAAATTGCAGATGATGCTGTAATAATTTTCTTTGAGTACACATATGGTTCTAAGAATGTCTGCTTCAGGCGTCAATTCAAGAGAGGAGTGGATTTTAATAGTAATATCCTTGATCTTACTCACAGATATGTATCTATAAGTGAATTTAATAAAATTTTATTACTCAAAGAACATGAAACACTGGAGATGCATGCTGATTTTGCATACTTTGAATGTCCAGTCATATTAAGACATTGTACAATTAGTTGCAGCGACTTTGAGTATGCCATATTTAAAAGAGCGTTTGAAGCACAAGAATGTACGTTCCTGGAAAGAGCTGATTTTACTAACTCTGTGTTTTTGAAAGGTGCTGAATTCACAGGTTCTAAATTTTTGGAAAATGGAAATTTTCGCAGATCTATTTTTTCGTGGAACACATATTTTACAAACTCAGAATTTTCTAAAAATGCTGATTTCACAAGCTCCCGATTTTTAGGAGACAGTAATTTCACAGGCTCTAGGATTTTAGGAAATGCCAAATTCATACAATCCAAATTTGAAGGAAACACAGAGTTTACAGATACAAGATTCTCTGGCAGCACAAATTATCATTGGTCTAAATTCCTTAAAAACGCCGATTTTACAAATTCTGAATTTCTGGGAGAGTGTAGTTTCACAGGTACAGAATTTTCCGGCTACGCCAGTTTCTTCTACTCCAGATTCTCAGAAGATGTCAAATTTGAAGCACCGATGTTCTCAGGAGATGTGAGTTTTTTTCGATCAGAGTTTCTAAAGAACTGTGATTTTATAAGTTCTAGATTTTTAGGAGAAGTCAAATTCACACAGTCTATATTTTCAGCCTTGGCTGACTTTACAAATTCAGAGTATGGCGGGAGAACAAATTTTCGATATTGCAAATTTAAAGGAGATGCCAGATTTACAGAATCTAACTTCAGAGGAGATTGTGAATTCATAAGATCTGAATTTGCGAATCTTGCAGACTTCAGCAGCTCTAAGATCATAAACGCCAACATTGAATTGCCAGAGCCGACTGATTCGAAACAAAACGGCAATAATTTATGTTTTAAAAACTGCACATTCGAACAGATATCACGAATTAAAGGATACGGCACTATTGATATTACTGCAGCTAAGATTATCGGAAAACTGTATCTGGACTGGGATTATCTTAATGCAAAACAAAACAAGAAAGATATGTTTTTCAGAAAGGAAAAATGCGGCTGCAGATTAGAGAACAGGTCATCAGGAGTCTTTCAGATACTGAAAGAAAATTATCGTCAGCTTGGGCAGTATGACTGGGAGGATGAAGCGTATGTGGAGTATAAACGAGAAAAAGTAAGAGAAAAACATATAGAACGTTGTAAAGAACATCCACGATATGCCAGGTTTACACAAAAGGTAAGAAGAAATGATGAACGTACGTACAGACCGTTGCCGTCTTTATTAGATTTAGTGGGAGAATATGGAACTAATCCGAAATTAGTTGTCTGCTGGATGCTCATTGTACCATTAATATTCGCAGGAGTTTATTATATAATGATGCAATATGGATCAGTAATAGAACTGGGAAATGACGGCCCGACTAATCCAGTACATAATGTTGCAAATGCCCTCTACCTGAGCAGCATTACATTCCTGACTATCGGATTCAGCGATATGTATCCGATTGAAGCAGTTCCAAGGCTATTCGTGATAGTTGAAGGATTTCTCGGCCTTTTCTTAATGGCGTATTTGACCATTTCATTCACAAGGAAAACTCTCAGATGA
- a CDS encoding DUF3784 domain-containing protein, whose product MDDSSKLAALAVISPFLIIAILIFALVSPNGSEYISWIFLLAMIVISVIFLCGKGTWAIAGFNTMNDSEKSQYDTKKLASLVGLVSLTTIPLILSAIIESEGLLIFSIILMVCASIFVIVFCNKRCML is encoded by the coding sequence ATGGATGATAGTTCAAAGTTAGCTGCTCTTGCAGTAATATCTCCTTTTTTAATTATTGCAATTTTGATCTTTGCCCTCGTATCTCCAAATGGGTCTGAATATATATCTTGGATTTTTTTACTGGCCATGATCGTGATCAGTGTCATATTTTTGTGCGGAAAAGGAACTTGGGCAATTGCCGGATTCAACACAATGAATGACTCAGAAAAGTCTCAATATGACACAAAAAAATTAGCAAGTTTAGTCGGTTTAGTATCTTTAACAACTATACCATTAATCCTGTCTGCTATAATCGAGAGCGAAGGTCTTTTGATTTTTTCAATTATTCTGATGGTCTGTGCATCAATTTTCGTTATTGTCTTCTGTAACAAACGGTGTATGTTGTAA
- a CDS encoding DUF3800 domain-containing protein, whose product MYQQALAEFTDFILQDSGDSNYYFILDEHTAISTESEPDKGCEICRKVAAQNSKDIECKMVKSKDTMSLQAHDFVVGAIGTAFNHSDDQYLHRLKKAKYKEGSAYCTKKL is encoded by the coding sequence ATGTATCAGCAGGCCTTGGCAGAATTTACAGACTTTATTCTGCAGGATTCTGGTGACTCTAACTACTATTTCATTTTGGATGAACACACAGCAATCAGTACAGAAAGCGAGCCGGACAAGGGTTGTGAAATCTGTAGGAAAGTCGCTGCTCAAAACAGTAAAGACATAGAGTGTAAAATGGTCAAATCAAAGGATACAATGTCTCTGCAAGCTCATGATTTTGTCGTAGGTGCTATTGGAACAGCATTCAATCATTCCGATGACCAATATTTACACAGACTTAAAAAAGCCAAATACAAAGAAGGATCTGCTTACTGCACAAAAAAACTTTAG
- a CDS encoding UPF0147 family protein, giving the protein MADNSNLKQIIDVLDQLADDTSVPRNIRRGANDAKDKLLKQDEALDVKAASAIFILDELANDPNIPLHGRTLIWNIISQLEMVK; this is encoded by the coding sequence ATGGCAGACAATTCGAATTTAAAGCAGATTATCGATGTGCTCGATCAATTGGCAGACGATACTTCTGTGCCGCGTAACATCAGACGCGGGGCAAACGATGCTAAAGATAAACTTCTTAAACAAGACGAAGCTTTGGATGTCAAAGCCGCGAGCGCGATCTTTATTTTAGATGAACTGGCAAATGACCCCAACATTCCATTACACGGCCGCACACTGATTTGGAATATCATAAGTCAGTTAGAGATGGTAAAGTAA
- a CDS encoding Lrp/AsnC family transcriptional regulator has protein sequence MRSSKDGSDYDSIISSYYGDDQVTAMISVKVETKDVDLIAEAISKNSSVDDVYILTGETDIMAMVRFNTYKELKSFLIETDGIPGVKETNTSMVVTTFKRSGESFFEDEL, from the coding sequence ATGCGCAGCAGTAAAGATGGATCAGATTATGACTCGATAATCTCCTCATACTATGGGGATGACCAGGTCACAGCAATGATCAGCGTAAAAGTGGAAACCAAAGATGTAGATTTAATAGCCGAAGCAATATCTAAGAACAGTTCTGTTGATGATGTTTACATTCTCACAGGCGAAACGGATATTATGGCGATGGTCCGCTTTAACACGTATAAAGAGTTAAAGTCCTTCCTGATTGAAACTGACGGGATACCCGGAGTAAAAGAGACTAACACATCAATGGTGGTCACTACCTTTAAGAGAAGCGGAGAATCATTCTTCGAGGATGAACTCTGA
- a CDS encoding bifunctional 5,10-methylenetetrahydrofolate dehydrogenase/5,10-methenyltetrahydrofolate cyclohydrolase, translated as MDAQIISGKEISEQIREELREKVAYLKDRGITPGLGVVLVGEDPASKIYVNNKIKACEDLGLKSKAVILPAEVTEDELLKKVDELNADPEIHAFLVQLPLPKHIDENKVINRIDPHKDADAFHPFNVGRMLIGDPIFMPATPHGIQEMLVRSGNDPAGKHVVIIGRSNIVGKPVAAILMQKGKGANATVTVCHSRTSNLQEIVKTGDIVVAAIGSPRFITKDMIKEGAVVIDVGTNRVEDATAKKGYRLVGDVDFENVKEVASAITPVPGGVGPMTIVMLMKNAISAAYKANNLEM; from the coding sequence ATGGATGCTCAGATCATCAGCGGAAAGGAAATCTCAGAACAGATTCGTGAAGAATTGAGAGAAAAAGTTGCATATTTGAAAGACCGCGGCATTACTCCCGGTTTAGGAGTGGTGCTTGTAGGGGAAGACCCTGCATCGAAAATATATGTAAATAACAAAATCAAAGCCTGCGAAGATCTGGGACTGAAATCCAAAGCAGTGATTCTCCCAGCGGAAGTGACGGAAGACGAGCTGCTGAAGAAAGTAGATGAATTAAATGCGGATCCGGAAATCCATGCGTTTCTGGTACAGCTTCCGCTGCCGAAGCATATCGATGAGAATAAGGTAATCAACCGCATCGATCCCCACAAAGATGCAGATGCGTTCCATCCATTCAACGTAGGAAGGATGCTTATCGGAGACCCCATCTTCATGCCCGCCACCCCGCACGGCATTCAAGAGATGCTTGTGAGGTCTGGAAACGACCCGGCAGGAAAGCATGTAGTGATTATAGGCCGCAGCAACATTGTCGGAAAACCTGTCGCCGCAATTCTCATGCAGAAAGGAAAAGGCGCCAATGCTACAGTTACTGTATGCCACTCCAGAACAAGCAATCTCCAGGAAATTGTAAAAACCGGGGACATTGTCGTAGCGGCCATAGGATCTCCCAGATTCATCACGAAAGATATGATAAAAGAAGGGGCGGTCGTGATAGATGTCGGAACCAACAGGGTGGAAGATGCCACAGCAAAGAAAGGCTACAGACTGGTGGGAGATGTAGACTTTGAGAACGTGAAAGAAGTAGCATCTGCGATTACACCGGTTCCGGGAGGAGTCGGACCGATGACCATTGTCATGCTGATGAAAAATGCCATCTCAGCAGCATACAAAGCGAATAACTTAGAGATGTAA
- a CDS encoding RNA 2'-phosphotransferase has protein sequence MLRECPEHGYFRGDFCQVCGEEGKYLMNDEELSRISKAMAGSLRHFPEKFGLEMDEQGFVSIRDFVDAMKKSHPRYRWLRPHHIVALIETDEKGRYQIVNGNMRATYGHTIDLDLKHPTDDIPDELYYPTTQEEEDIILETGLKPSDRKMVHLSRAYEDALTAGRVRTDSPVILKVAAADMISAGMEIQHAAKTVFLTKEVPPEYLTVVNDE, from the coding sequence ATGTTACGCGAATGTCCAGAGCACGGCTATTTCAGAGGCGATTTCTGCCAAGTATGCGGAGAAGAAGGAAAATACCTGATGAATGATGAAGAACTGAGCCGCATCAGCAAAGCTATGGCTGGCTCGCTTCGTCACTTCCCTGAAAAATTTGGTCTGGAAATGGACGAACAGGGATTCGTGTCTATCCGCGATTTTGTAGATGCGATGAAGAAAAGTCATCCCAGATACCGCTGGCTCAGACCACATCACATTGTTGCACTGATTGAAACTGATGAGAAGGGAAGGTATCAGATCGTCAACGGGAATATGCGCGCAACATATGGTCACACAATAGATCTGGATCTGAAGCATCCTACCGATGACATTCCGGACGAACTGTATTACCCGACAACCCAGGAAGAAGAAGATATTATTCTGGAAACGGGACTCAAGCCCTCAGACCGTAAGATGGTGCACCTCTCAAGGGCATATGAGGACGCTTTAACAGCAGGCAGGGTCCGCACGGATTCTCCAGTCATACTGAAGGTGGCTGCAGCAGATATGATCAGCGCAGGTATGGAAATTCAGCATGCTGCAAAAACGGTGTTTCTCACCAAAGAAGTACCTCCAGAATACCTGACAGTTGTCAATGACGAATGA
- a CDS encoding DUF2797 domain-containing protein — MTNDTAAKHVIAYYWDAFDPVVLLYNSQNNSIDKLGLTQINFSASENKICTGKMEDDEYIPCPQQVKLTKNATCMKCSSPAIPVLECVFEPRCEGERCGSPLFCTRPHVVYLALYSNLIKVGMTSEKRFKERITEQGADAAAEIFVCRNRLEARTLEKEISARFKIPQEIKPGALMKQWVTAPSMPQMQNVYSTYLQKISTWKKPLNKDLDAFDKYPITTRPKSPPKIVHSKGKHTGSVMGIKGRFLVYSTPKGARALDLSDLVGRTIFINADDDSR, encoded by the coding sequence ATGACGAATGATACTGCAGCAAAACACGTTATAGCATACTACTGGGACGCATTTGACCCGGTAGTACTGCTTTATAATTCTCAGAATAATTCCATAGATAAGCTTGGATTAACACAGATCAATTTTTCAGCCTCGGAGAACAAAATCTGCACAGGAAAAATGGAGGATGATGAGTACATCCCGTGTCCGCAGCAGGTGAAGCTTACTAAGAATGCAACATGCATGAAATGCAGCTCTCCTGCCATACCAGTGTTGGAATGCGTTTTTGAACCCAGATGCGAGGGGGAACGGTGCGGCAGTCCTCTTTTCTGCACAAGACCGCACGTTGTGTATCTTGCACTTTACAGCAATCTGATAAAAGTCGGCATGACCTCAGAAAAGAGATTCAAAGAACGCATAACAGAACAGGGAGCTGATGCAGCCGCGGAGATCTTTGTGTGCAGAAACAGATTGGAAGCAAGAACCCTTGAAAAAGAGATTTCAGCAAGATTCAAAATTCCTCAGGAAATAAAGCCAGGAGCATTGATGAAACAGTGGGTCACTGCACCATCCATGCCGCAGATGCAGAATGTATACAGCACATATTTACAGAAGATAAGCACCTGGAAAAAACCGCTGAATAAAGATCTGGATGCCTTTGATAAGTATCCCATAACAACAAGACCGAAGTCGCCTCCGAAAATTGTTCACTCTAAAGGAAAGCATACCGGCAGCGTAATGGGGATAAAAGGCAGGTTTTTAGTTTACAGCACACCAAAAGGAGCAAGAGCATTAGACCTTTCTGATTTGGTAGGAAGAACGATTTTCATCAATGCTGATGATGATTCCAGATAG
- the smc gene encoding chromosome segregation protein SMC produces the protein MYLKQIELENFKSFGKKLTVPLLEGYTAVTGPNGSGKSNISDSILFVLGPKSSKAIRAGKLSDLIFNGGNNKNPAKYCKVSLVFDNTDRTIPIDEDIVRLTRMIKMSADGEGYTSYFYVNDRKSSLSEFDMLLSNARISADGYNLVQQGDVTRIVTMSNVERRRILDNISGIAKFDEELNKASEEREEANANIERISIILNEILAQMKQLEKEKENALKYMELEEKLTISKAKLAKRRKENTQVEIRSLRDQIETFNKQIEDGKLKKSEIFIKINEIEGAVVQIEEELVSKGGEEFKELQKKIDVLKIQVARMEDKVATSAQTVTELEESLVEIGEEHDEMSQEVSEMKTKLEKNRKEYSSEEEKLAKSKKELEETQNQISACDEQLADLDAEISEREASVRESDRVLNSMKMELERLVSRENRFDSDITEAAERVNSLDFEVKEIDWKIKEIRDSEKTSEKDFRELQERLMAKRSAETRLMRESDELEQAVKSLTRELTRIKAEEEAAGDVARGYNRAVRAILDARDSLKIRGIHGTIAELAEVDPAYQTALNIAAGNRMQAIVVDDDQTAAECIQYLKNNRSGRATFLPLTKMLDGRPRGKAIMAAKDAVGFAIDLVKFDEQYRAAFWYVLGDTVVVDTLDQARKLMGGVRLVTAGGELLEASGAMVGGNVEQSSLKFGSSSKGKKEEISQQLEKALLASESLSVDLKDLRDEILDLERQLHTITGTDKSSSITLETLEKQRKQLKERYDQGVEQRKEKEIEKQKISAEISELSGKIESHETELNGMRETLEAARAKMEEIAPRELSDRLKFLQAQTSELAVTMASLKAEIDTLTATIGMTERRLNDLEKEKLQTINKIETVKAEGKTAAEGAEKAKVELTALRLIEESMGNEINILRKKRDDLFKQKVRLGSEKDKISADIETAEGMIININTRIGQCQDSIKELEEELQSYNVDISDEILPTIESLKEIIRQCERAMNAMGAVNLRALEDYSERKKRHDELDEEIKRLSAQRDDLLKLEMELGDKKKVALMKVYEGVNVNFKQAYSELSQGGDADLILENPENPFEGGLSIKVKPKQGKVLRLDALSGGEKSLTALAFIFAIQEYQPSPFYLLDEVDMFLDGINADMVAKRVQKSSKTAQFVQISLRKITLTKADHIIGVTKQGGGISNVIVRPNISGIEDFQKEFGISDEKEEGST, from the coding sequence ATGTATTTAAAACAGATCGAGTTGGAAAACTTTAAGTCATTTGGAAAAAAGCTTACTGTTCCACTTCTTGAAGGATATACTGCAGTAACTGGCCCTAACGGGTCCGGCAAATCAAACATATCGGATTCAATATTGTTCGTTTTAGGTCCCAAGAGCTCTAAAGCAATCAGAGCCGGCAAGCTTTCTGACCTGATATTTAACGGCGGAAACAATAAAAATCCTGCTAAATACTGCAAAGTTTCACTTGTTTTTGACAATACAGACCGCACCATCCCCATAGATGAAGACATTGTGCGCCTCACCAGAATGATTAAGATGTCTGCTGACGGCGAAGGCTATACTTCTTATTTTTACGTCAATGACAGAAAATCGTCACTATCTGAGTTTGACATGCTGCTATCCAATGCCCGCATAAGCGCCGACGGATATAACCTGGTACAGCAGGGAGATGTTACTAGAATTGTAACCATGTCTAATGTTGAGCGCAGAAGAATTTTAGACAATATTTCCGGCATAGCAAAATTCGATGAGGAGCTGAACAAAGCAAGCGAAGAAAGAGAAGAAGCGAATGCGAACATTGAACGCATCAGCATCATTCTCAACGAGATACTGGCTCAGATGAAGCAGCTGGAAAAAGAGAAGGAAAATGCGCTTAAGTATATGGAGCTTGAAGAGAAGCTTACCATTTCCAAAGCCAAGCTGGCCAAGCGCAGAAAAGAAAACACGCAGGTAGAGATAAGAAGCCTCCGCGACCAGATTGAAACTTTCAACAAGCAGATCGAAGACGGCAAACTGAAGAAATCAGAGATATTCATCAAGATAAATGAAATCGAGGGAGCCGTAGTTCAGATTGAAGAGGAGCTTGTGTCAAAAGGCGGAGAAGAGTTCAAAGAGCTGCAGAAAAAAATCGATGTTCTGAAGATTCAGGTTGCAAGGATGGAGGATAAAGTTGCAACATCCGCGCAGACTGTTACAGAACTTGAAGAGTCCCTGGTTGAAATTGGAGAAGAACATGATGAAATGAGCCAGGAAGTCTCAGAAATGAAAACCAAGCTGGAAAAGAATCGGAAAGAGTATTCTTCCGAAGAAGAGAAGCTGGCTAAATCCAAAAAGGAACTGGAAGAGACTCAGAACCAGATTTCCGCCTGCGATGAACAGCTTGCAGATCTTGATGCAGAGATCAGCGAAAGGGAAGCTTCAGTCAGAGAATCTGACAGGGTCCTGAATTCCATGAAGATGGAACTGGAAAGACTGGTCAGCAGAGAAAACCGCTTTGACTCAGACATAACAGAAGCAGCTGAAAGGGTGAATTCTCTGGACTTTGAAGTCAAGGAAATAGACTGGAAGATCAAAGAGATCAGAGACAGTGAGAAAACTTCTGAGAAAGACTTCAGGGAGCTGCAGGAAAGACTGATGGCTAAACGCAGCGCGGAAACAAGACTGATGAGAGAGTCTGACGAGCTGGAACAGGCCGTTAAGAGCCTGACTCGGGAATTAACGCGCATTAAGGCTGAAGAAGAGGCTGCAGGAGATGTTGCAAGAGGATACAACAGAGCGGTCCGTGCAATACTGGATGCCAGGGATTCTTTAAAGATAAGGGGCATCCACGGCACAATAGCAGAACTTGCCGAGGTAGATCCGGCATATCAGACTGCATTGAATATTGCTGCTGGAAACAGAATGCAGGCAATAGTCGTTGATGATGATCAGACGGCTGCAGAATGCATACAGTATCTTAAGAACAACAGATCCGGCAGAGCAACATTTCTGCCTCTGACAAAGATGCTGGACGGCCGCCCGAGAGGAAAGGCAATAATGGCAGCCAAAGATGCCGTGGGATTTGCTATAGATCTGGTTAAATTTGACGAGCAGTACCGCGCCGCCTTCTGGTATGTGTTAGGAGACACAGTAGTCGTTGATACGTTAGACCAGGCCAGAAAGCTGATGGGCGGCGTGAGACTGGTGACAGCAGGCGGAGAACTGCTGGAGGCCTCCGGTGCAATGGTCGGAGGAAATGTGGAACAGTCCAGCCTTAAATTCGGGTCGTCATCAAAGGGAAAGAAAGAAGAGATATCCCAGCAGCTTGAAAAAGCTCTGCTGGCCTCGGAGAGTTTATCTGTGGATCTGAAGGACCTCCGCGATGAGATTCTAGATCTTGAGAGACAGCTGCACACAATCACCGGAACAGACAAGTCTTCATCGATAACTCTGGAAACTCTGGAAAAACAGCGCAAACAGCTGAAAGAAAGATATGACCAGGGAGTGGAGCAGAGAAAAGAGAAAGAAATCGAGAAGCAGAAGATATCTGCTGAGATATCTGAACTGTCTGGAAAGATTGAATCTCATGAGACTGAATTGAATGGAATGAGGGAAACTCTGGAAGCCGCCCGTGCCAAGATGGAAGAGATTGCACCGAGGGAGCTGTCTGACAGACTTAAATTCCTTCAGGCTCAGACTTCAGAGCTGGCAGTAACCATGGCCTCGCTGAAGGCGGAGATCGATACACTTACAGCAACAATAGGGATGACCGAACGCAGACTGAATGATCTTGAAAAAGAAAAGCTGCAGACGATCAATAAAATAGAGACGGTCAAGGCAGAAGGAAAAACCGCTGCAGAAGGAGCAGAGAAAGCCAAAGTGGAACTCACAGCTCTGAGACTGATTGAAGAGTCGATGGGAAATGAGATTAATATTCTGCGCAAGAAAAGAGATGATCTATTCAAGCAGAAAGTCAGGCTCGGCTCTGAAAAGGACAAGATTTCTGCAGACATTGAAACTGCCGAAGGAATGATCATCAACATCAATACCAGAATAGGGCAGTGTCAGGACAGCATTAAAGAGCTGGAAGAAGAGCTGCAGAGTTATAATGTTGACATATCTGATGAAATTCTTCCTACAATCGAATCTCTGAAAGAGATAATAAGACAATGCGAGAGAGCAATGAATGCCATGGGGGCAGTGAACCTCAGGGCTCTGGAAGATTACTCTGAAAGGAAAAAGCGCCATGATGAACTTGATGAGGAAATCAAGAGACTCAGCGCACAGCGCGATGACCTGCTCAAACTAGAAATGGAGCTGGGAGATAAAAAGAAAGTTGCGCTGATGAAAGTTTACGAAGGCGTAAATGTAAACTTCAAACAAGCTTACTCAGAACTGTCTCAGGGAGGAGATGCTGACTTAATTTTAGAAAACCCTGAGAATCCGTTTGAAGGCGGTCTCAGCATAAAAGTTAAGCCGAAGCAGGGAAAGGTTCTCAGGCTTGATGCGCTCAGCGGAGGAGAGAAATCGCTGACAGCGCTTGCATTCATATTTGCCATTCAGGAATACCAGCCGTCTCCGTTTTATCTTCTGGATGAAGTGGATATGTTCCTTGACGGAATAAACGCTGATATGGTAGCAAAGAGAGTGCAGAAGTCATCAAAGACAGCTCAGTTCGTACAGATTTCACTGAGGAAGATTACTCTCACCAAGGCCGATCATATAATCGGTGTTACAAAACAGGGCGGAGGAATCTCAAACGTAATTGTAAGGCCTAATATCTCAGGGATTGAAGACTTCCAGAAGGAGTTTGGAATCTCGGACGAGAAAGAGGAGGGTAGCACATGA